The nucleotide sequence CATACATTCCAGATGTCTGTTTCAATGTGTCAGCTAACTCTTGGCATTTTAACGTTAAAACGTTTGAAATGAATATTATAATGGGATTATGTAATGATAATATTGATTTACTTGATTATAAAGTTATAAATTCATTTTATGACCTTGAACAAATTCCCACAGAAAATATTTGCAATGCATTAAAAGCCTTATACGGACATTATGTATATCCATATGATGTTTATCCAGGTGATTATATTTTTACAGAGATAATTCTTAAACACGAACAAACACATGTGAATGAAATAAAAGAAATTTTTAGTATGTATTTACCCAATTTTAAAAATGACTTCAAAAAAATAATTTTAACATGTAGTGATGTACAAAATGAGACCGATGCAAGAAATCAAGGTAGGCAAGAAATATCTAAAATATTTAACAAGTATATGCAACAATCACTTGATATTTATAATTATAAAGGTAAATCAGATGATGAGAAAGATGAACTTAAATTAAGGAATGAGATAAAAACCAACATGAATGAAGAAGTTTTTAATCTTCAAGTTGCTTACTCATTATGGCTTGAACAAAAAGCATTAAATTTAGGTTTAAATTGTAATTAAAAAATGAGGAAAAAATGAACAAATATATATACATGATTCTTGTTACAATTTTATTATCAAATAAAATTAGTTTTTCTCAAGAATTAACACTAATAGAAAAAGAAGAAATAATATCTGAATTAGATTCTACAGATTTTTGGATAAAATCAGGTGCTTTAGATAAAATTAAGGATTATAAAATTGTTGAGGCTATTCCAAAATTATTGGAGAAAATTTGGGTCGAAGCACCAAATGGATTGGGTTTCTCTTTTCTTCAAGCTTTATATATGTTAGATTACCCTAATTTTATTGAAATTGCCCATACTTTTATAGATTCTGCAGAGAGCTTTAATTATCAATATTCGCCAAATAATCCATTAAGTATGAAAATGATGGCTACGAGTTTATTATTTAAAGTAGATGATTTTTCCACAAAAAATTATTTGTTTGAATCAATTGAAGCAGATACTCTTAACAAAGTAGCAGCTTTCCATATAGGTATGTTAGAAGATTTGGCGTTAAATGTACCTGAATATAAAGACTATTCAATAACTGAACTATTAAAACTTGTATCAGAAGAAAATAAAACTTATTTAACTAAAAATGATAAGTTTTTTGCACTTTATGTACTTCAAGAAATTAGCGGTAGTAATATTATTAATTTAGCACAAGATATTATACAAAACAGACCGGATTTTTCTTTAAAAGCCCTATCATTAAAAATATTAGAAGAGAAAAAATTTAATAATCTTGAAAATTTTATTAAAGAAAGAATAGTTAGTGACACAAGTAATTCATTTAAGCTACTATTGACATCTAGTTTAACAAAGAATTTTTCAGATCCGTCAACTTATGTCTTTTTACATGAACAAATGAATTTGGAAAATGATCCAACTTTAAAACAACTTATAGAAATAAAAATAATAAAATTTATCCCTGTAATTCCAGACAGCACGATATCAGCCACAACAATGTTAGATACTTTAATCTCCTACACAAACCAATGCTATGGTTATGAATGGCTGAAAGATGAAAATTATAAAAATGAGTTATTAACAAAACTTACGAATGCAGAAAATTATTTGAATGCCGGTGACTCATTAAACTGTAAAACAGAAATTACTGCTTTTCAAAATAGTGTGGATTTGGTTTATCAAAACCCGGAGCAAAATTATCCAAAATATGTAAGCGATGAAGGGTATAAATTTCTGTATTATTATTCCGGGTATATAATAGAAAGATTATGATTTTTTGAAAAGTGAAGGGCAAAAGTGAAAAATTAATATTCAACTCGAATACACAGAAATTCGTGAATTCGTGGCAAAATAAATGAGGAGAAGAAAAATGAAGATTTTAATGATTTTAATTTTGCTTGCCATTAAATTATTGGCACAAACAGTATATGAAATTCCATTTGCGGCAAAAGGAAATGAAATTGAATTGTCTGTCTATAACGATTCTGAAAATGACTTAGGTAATGTTCAAATATCCGCAATAGATTTTCCAAACTGGATAAATTTCGTAAGTATTGAAACAGAAATCAATTCTTTAAATCCTAAATCAGAAGAGATTGTTTCTTTTACTTTTGATGTTGATAATGAAGCGGCTGTTATGGAAGAAAGTGTATTGAAATTTGCAATAACAAGTAATGCTCAAAATTGGAGTAAGGAAATAAAAATAGTAATTCTTCCGCCGGAAAAATTTGAGTTAAATCAAAATTATCCAAATCCTTTCAACCCAACAACCACTATAAGTTATGCAATTCCGGCAAGCAATATTCGCTCAACATCAGAAGTTCTTTTGTTTATTTATGATATTTTGGGAAGGCAAGTTTCAAAATTAGTTGATGATAATCAAAGACCGGGTTTTTACAAAGTAGAATGGAACGCATCGAATTTAGCAAGCGGAATGTATATTTATCAATTAAGTATGAAAAATGGAGACAAAACAGAATTGTTAAGAAAGAAAATGATTTTAATGAAGTAGTGAAAAGCAATATCAAAATTTAATCCCATCAATTTCGATGGGATTTTTTATATAAGCTCTAAAGCATTTGAAATATCCGCAATTATATCATCAACATTTTCAATTCCAACAGAAAGGCGAACTAAGCCATCTGTAATTCCGGCTGATTCTCTCGCTTCTTTTCCCATCGTTAAATGCGTCATACTTGCAGGATGCTGAATTAATGTTTCAACTCCGCCCAGACTAACAGCAAGCTGACAAAGTTTAACGGAATTCATTAATTTTTTTCCGGCAATAACTCCGCCTTTTAATTCAAAGGATATCATTCCACCCGGAGCTTTGTGCTGCTTTTGCGCGACTTCATAATTTGGAAAGGATTTTAATCCCGGAAAACGAACCCATTCAACTTTTGGATGCGCTTCTAAAAATTCCGCAATTTTAATAGCATTCTCGGAATGTTTTTGCATTCTGATAGACAATGTTTTTAATCCGCGGTGAACAAGAAATGAATTGAACGGATCAATAACTCCGCCAAGCTGATTTAAAGTTTTTCTGAAATGTTTATATGTTTCTTCATCTTTAACAATTATTACTCCCGCAACAACATCAGCGTGTCCGTTTAAGAATTTAGTCATGCTGTGCAAAACAATATCAACATCAAACATAAAAGGCTGCTGCAAAACTGGACTCATAAAAGTATTATCAACAACAACTAAAGCATTTATTTTGTGGGCTAATTCTGAAACAGCTTTTAAATCTGTTACTTCAAGAGTTGGATTTCCGGGAGTTTCAATATAAATAAGTCTTGTATTAGGTTTAATTGATTTTTCGATATTTTGAATATTGGATGTATTAACAAATGTGGATTCAACATTGAATTTACTAAACACCGTTGCCAGCAATGTTGAAGTGGGACCATAAACAGATTTTGAGCAAATTACATGGTCTCCGGATTTAAGTAAAGCAGAAAAAACAGTATTGACCGCCGCCATTCCGCTTGCGCAGCCTAAAGCTTTATAACCTCCTTCAAGTTCCGCAATTGCGTCTTCCATTGCTTCTATTGTAGGATTTAGCATTCTTGTATATATGTAGCCTTTTTGTTCTCCGGCAAATAAAGAACCGCCGTGATCAGCCGACTCAAACTTAAACGTAGAAGTTTGATAAATCGGCGGAATTACAGGTCCGTGTTCATATTCTTTAATTCCCGCATGAACACATTTTGTTTCGATGTTTAAATTATTGTTATTCTTCACTTATATCCAATTGATCGTTATTTTCAATTTGTTCTGCTCCATCATCTTCGTCTTCACTTATTACTCGGGCAACATCTGCAATTGAGTCACCATCTTTAAGATTAATTAATCTAACACCTTGTGTTGCTCTTCCCATTACTCTAAGATTTTTAACAGCTTGTCTAATTACCATTCCGCCATTTGTAATAATTACTAATTCATCATTATCGTTAACTTCTTTGATAGAAATAAGATTTCCGGTTTTTTCGCCTGTTCGTACGGTAATAATTCCTTTACCGCCACGCTTTGTAATTCTGTAATCATCTATATCACTGCGTTTGCCAAAACCATTTTCGGTTACTACGAGCAATGTAGTTTTAGCTCTTACAACAATTACACCAATCACCTGATCGCCGGAACCCAATTTAATTCCTCTAACTCCGGTAGCGGTTCTTCCCATATCTCTTACTTCAGATTCATTAAATCTTATTGCTAAACCTTTTTTGGTTCCCATAACCAAATCATTATTGCCGTCGGTTAATTTAACTTCAATTAATTCATCGCCCTTAACAATATTAATAGCATTAATTCCGCCTTTACGGACATTTGAATAAGCCGCAAGGACGGTCTTTTTAATTGTACCTTGTTTTGTAACCATAACAACAAATTTTTCTTCAGAAAAATCTTTAACAGTTACAAATGCGGTGATCTTTTCACTATTTTCTTTTTCAACTAAATTCTGCAGCGATCTTCCGCGCGAAGCTCTTCCGCCCTCAGGAATTTCATGTACTTTCTTCCAATAACATTTTCCTTGGTCTGTAAAAAACATTATGTAATGATGAGTTGATGCAATGAACATATGTTCTATAAAATCTTCATCTTTTGTTCCGGCACCCGTTACGCCTCTTCCGCCTCTGCCTTGTTTGCGGTAACCGCTTACAGGAAATCTTTTAATGAATCCGGTATGTGAAATTGTTACAACAACATCTTCTTCGGCAATTATATCTTCAAGTGAAAATTCCTTAAAGTCATGAATTATTTCGGTTCTTCGTTTATCACCATATTTTTCTTTAAGCGCAAGCAATTCTTCTTTAATAATAATATTTCTCTTTCTTTCGCTATCCAAAATTCCTTGAAGTTTTTCAATTAATTTTAAAGTTTCTTTATATTCGTCCTCAATTTTCTTTCTTTCCAGACCGGTCAATCTTTGCAAACGCATATCCAAAATCGCTTTTGCTTGGATGTCACTTAATTTGAATTTCTTCATCAAATTATTTTTGGCGGTCTCAACGTCTTTTGACTTTTTAATTGTGTCAATAACTTCGTCAATATTATCAAGAGCAATAATGTAACCTTCCAAAATATGAGCTCTTTTTTCCGCGGCTTCCAATTCAAACTTAGTTCTTCTTATTAAAACTTCCATTCTGTGCGCTAAAAAATGTACCATAGTTTCGCGGAGAGTCAATACCTTTGGAGATCCATTTACCAACGCAAGCATTATAACGCCAAAAGTAACCTGCATTTGAGTATGCTTGAATAATTGATTTATAATTACTTCGGGCTGAGAACCTCTTTTTGTTTCAATTACAATTCTCATTCCGTCTCTATCAGATTCGTCCCTTATGTTTGAAATATCATTAAGTTTTTCTTCACGAACCAATTCGGCAATTTTTTCAATTAAGTTAGCTTTATTAACTTGATAGGGAAGTTCCGTAATTATAATATTTTCCCTTTCATTCTTATGCGATTCTATATTTGCTTTGGCTCTAAGAATTATTCTTCCTCTTCCGGTTGTAAAAGCTTCTCTTACGCCTTCATAACCGAAAATAATTCCGCCGGTTGGAAAATCCGGAGCAATTACATATTTAATTAATTCTTCATTTGTAATAGATGGTTTTTCGATCATTGCGATCAAACCGTCAATTACTTCGGTTAAATTATGAGGGGGAATATTTGTTGCCATTCCAACCGCAATTCCACTTGCGCCATTTATCAGCAATGTTGGAAGATATGAAGGCATAACTACAGGCTCTTGTAATGATTCGTCGAAGTTAGAAGTAAAATCAACGGTGTTCTTATCCAAGTCGCGTAAAATTTCTTCAGAAATTCTTGACAATCTTGCTTCTGTATAACGCATAGCTGCGGGAGAATCTCCGTCAACTGAGCCATAGTTCCCTTGTCCATCTACCAACGGATAACGTAATGAAAAATCTTGAACCATTCTCACCATACTATCATAAACAGCGGAATCACCATGAGGATGATATTTACCTAACACTTCTCCAACAATTCTTGCGGATTTTTTATAAGGTTTATTATATGCAACACCCAATTCATGCATACCATATAATACACGTCTGTGAACGGGTTTTAATCCGTCTCTTACATCCGGCAAAGCTCTAGCCACAATAACAGACATTGCGTAATCAATGTATGATGATTTCATTTCATCTTCTAAAGCAACGGGTAAAACTTTCTCAAAAATTGTAGTCATTTTCCAACACTTTTTATTTTAAAATTAATTTTATTAAATGTCTAAGTTTGCATACTTAGCATGTTTTTCAATAAATGCTCTTCTCGGTTCAACAACATCGCCCATTAGAGTTTCAAATATTTTATCGGCGGCTGCGGCACTTTCCAAATTCACTTGTAAAATTGTTCTTGTTTCAGGATTCATGGTTGTTGACCAAAGTTGATCGGGATTCATTTCTCCCAAACCTTTATACCTTGAAATTGTAACTCCTTTAGGTAAATTGCCTTCAGTTTCATGTTCTTCTTCTTCATGTTTTTTGTTCATTCCCGTTCCGCCCATTCTTGTAAGTATTTTATCTCTTTCTTCATCATCATAAGCATAAATTTCTTCTTTACCTTTTTTAATTTTATAAAGAGGAGGTTGGGCAATATATACTTTTCCCGAAGTTATCAATTCTTTCATTTGACGATAGAAAAATGTTAATAACAATGTACGGATGTGGCTTCCGTCAACATCGGCATCAGTCATTATTATAACTTTTCCATATCTTGATTTTTCTGCATCGAATTCCGCGCCGATACCCGCGCCAATTGCGGCAATCATTGATTTGATTTCGGTGTTTTCCAAAACTTTATTGATCTTAGCTTTTTCAACATTTAATATTTTTCCTTTAATTGGAAGAATGGCTTGAAATCTTCTGTCTCTTCCTTGTTTTGCGGATCCGCCAGCGGAGTCGCCTTCCACAACATAAATTTCGCAATGTTCGGGGTCTTTAATTGAACAATCCGCCAATTTACCCGGCAAATGCATAGAATCGAGCGCACTTTTTCTTCTAACCAAATCTCTAGCTTTTCTCGCGGCTTCACGCGCTTCGGCGGCCCTTAAACATTTGTCAATTATTTTTCTTCCAATAGCGGGATTTTCTTCAAGATAATCCGCAAGTTTTTCACCAACAATAGATTCAACAATTGACTTTACTTCACTATTCCCTAATTTAGTTTTCGTTTGACCTTCGAACTGAGGTTCCATAACTTTTACGGAAATAACAGCGGTCAAACCTTCCCTAAAATCATCGCCGGTCAATGTTACTTTACTATTTTCTTTTATTAATTTATTCTTTGCGGCATAGTTATTAAAAGTTCTTGTAAGCGCGGTTTTGAATCCAACTAAATGCGTTCCGCCTTCATGTGTATTGATGTTATTTACATAGGTATGAATATTATCGGAATAAGCGTCACTGTATTCAAAAGCAATTTCAACGGGAGTGTTTTCTTTTTCACCTTCAATGTAAACTGGTTTGTGAAGCACTTCTCTTGTTTCATCTAAATATTTTACAAATTCAATAATTCCGCCTTTGTAATGATAAGTTTCTTCTTCGCCTTCACCTACATCTGAAATTTTTATCGATACGTTTTTATTTAAGAAAGCAAGTTCGCGCATTCTTTCTGTAAGAATTTCAAACTGGAATTTTGTCGATTTGAAAATTTCATTATCAGGCATGAATGTAGTTTTAGTACCGGATTCTTTTTTTCCGCTTTTTCCTATTTCCTTTACTTCGGCAATTGGAATTCCTCTTCTGTATTCCTGAAAGTAGACTTTACCGTCACGTCTTACTTCTACTTTTAACCACTCGGAAAGAGCATTAACTACCGAAACGCCTACACCGTGTAAACCACCGGATACTTTATAACTATCTTTATCAAATTTACCTCCGGCATGCAAAACCGTCATTACAACTTCCAGAGCAGATTTCTTTTCTATAGGATGTAAATCTACCGGAATACCTCTTCCGTTATCTTCAACGGTTACACTTCCGTCTTTAT is from Ignavibacteriota bacterium and encodes:
- a CDS encoding T9SS type A sorting domain-containing protein; the encoded protein is MKILMILILLAIKLLAQTVYEIPFAAKGNEIELSVYNDSENDLGNVQISAIDFPNWINFVSIETEINSLNPKSEEIVSFTFDVDNEAAVMEESVLKFAITSNAQNWSKEIKIVILPPEKFELNQNYPNPFNPTTTISYAIPASNIRSTSEVLLFIYDILGRQVSKLVDDNQRPGFYKVEWNASNLASGMYIYQLSMKNGDKTELLRKKMILMK
- a CDS encoding PLP-dependent transferase — translated: MKNNNNLNIETKCVHAGIKEYEHGPVIPPIYQTSTFKFESADHGGSLFAGEQKGYIYTRMLNPTIEAMEDAIAELEGGYKALGCASGMAAVNTVFSALLKSGDHVICSKSVYGPTSTLLATVFSKFNVESTFVNTSNIQNIEKSIKPNTRLIYIETPGNPTLEVTDLKAVSELAHKINALVVVDNTFMSPVLQQPFMFDVDIVLHSMTKFLNGHADVVAGVIIVKDEETYKHFRKTLNQLGGVIDPFNSFLVHRGLKTLSIRMQKHSENAIKIAEFLEAHPKVEWVRFPGLKSFPNYEVAQKQHKAPGGMISFELKGGVIAGKKLMNSVKLCQLAVSLGGVETLIQHPASMTHLTMGKEARESAGITDGLVRLSVGIENVDDIIADISNALELI
- the gyrA gene encoding DNA gyrase subunit A; the encoded protein is MTTIFEKVLPVALEDEMKSSYIDYAMSVIVARALPDVRDGLKPVHRRVLYGMHELGVAYNKPYKKSARIVGEVLGKYHPHGDSAVYDSMVRMVQDFSLRYPLVDGQGNYGSVDGDSPAAMRYTEARLSRISEEILRDLDKNTVDFTSNFDESLQEPVVMPSYLPTLLINGASGIAVGMATNIPPHNLTEVIDGLIAMIEKPSITNEELIKYVIAPDFPTGGIIFGYEGVREAFTTGRGRIILRAKANIESHKNERENIIITELPYQVNKANLIEKIAELVREEKLNDISNIRDESDRDGMRIVIETKRGSQPEVIINQLFKHTQMQVTFGVIMLALVNGSPKVLTLRETMVHFLAHRMEVLIRRTKFELEAAEKRAHILEGYIIALDNIDEVIDTIKKSKDVETAKNNLMKKFKLSDIQAKAILDMRLQRLTGLERKKIEDEYKETLKLIEKLQGILDSERKRNIIIKEELLALKEKYGDKRRTEIIHDFKEFSLEDIIAEEDVVVTISHTGFIKRFPVSGYRKQGRGGRGVTGAGTKDEDFIEHMFIASTHHYIMFFTDQGKCYWKKVHEIPEGGRASRGRSLQNLVEKENSEKITAFVTVKDFSEEKFVVMVTKQGTIKKTVLAAYSNVRKGGINAINIVKGDELIEVKLTDGNNDLVMGTKKGLAIRFNESEVRDMGRTATGVRGIKLGSGDQVIGVIVVRAKTTLLVVTENGFGKRSDIDDYRITKRGGKGIITVRTGEKTGNLISIKEVNDNDELVIITNGGMVIRQAVKNLRVMGRATQGVRLINLKDGDSIADVARVISEDEDDGAEQIENNDQLDISEE
- the gyrB gene encoding DNA topoisomerase (ATP-hydrolyzing) subunit B, translated to MTKETAQKNYTASNINVLKGLEAVRKRPAMYIGDIGVRGLHHLVNEVVDNSIDEALAGYNDTIIVTINKDGSVTVEDNGRGIPVDLHPIEKKSALEVVMTVLHAGGKFDKDSYKVSGGLHGVGVSVVNALSEWLKVEVRRDGKVYFQEYRRGIPIAEVKEIGKSGKKESGTKTTFMPDNEIFKSTKFQFEILTERMRELAFLNKNVSIKISDVGEGEEETYHYKGGIIEFVKYLDETREVLHKPVYIEGEKENTPVEIAFEYSDAYSDNIHTYVNNINTHEGGTHLVGFKTALTRTFNNYAAKNKLIKENSKVTLTGDDFREGLTAVISVKVMEPQFEGQTKTKLGNSEVKSIVESIVGEKLADYLEENPAIGRKIIDKCLRAAEAREAARKARDLVRRKSALDSMHLPGKLADCSIKDPEHCEIYVVEGDSAGGSAKQGRDRRFQAILPIKGKILNVEKAKINKVLENTEIKSMIAAIGAGIGAEFDAEKSRYGKVIIMTDADVDGSHIRTLLLTFFYRQMKELITSGKVYIAQPPLYKIKKGKEEIYAYDDEERDKILTRMGGTGMNKKHEEEEHETEGNLPKGVTISRYKGLGEMNPDQLWSTTMNPETRTILQVNLESAAAADKIFETLMGDVVEPRRAFIEKHAKYANLDI